The following are encoded together in the Macrobrachium rosenbergii isolate ZJJX-2024 chromosome 21, ASM4041242v1, whole genome shotgun sequence genome:
- the LOC136849732 gene encoding beta-1,3-galactosyltransferase 1-like, with the protein MCCGSYQTTGGVRPWIYTMIVVITVMKLSVMQWGSLGPSSLNNGQLTGFLSKDGLEHYYHLQATVPTNFTIEEEAFCRRRPGIEVITYVHSVISHVEKRMNTRRTWARLDTCGRGVKIGVVFAVGRSKTKEEEEIIRRESALYHDIVQGDYTDDYHLLSYKGLSSLHWINKNCPSVPWTLHADDDIIVDVFLLKNITDTTHSSAEDGFICKCLEGPVRRSGKWAVPRLQYSQDQYDTYCKGTFWLLPTRKLQDLLLASRNATFLWVDDAYVTGVLAKEAGIGHRDFNEQFVEAEFHEDQVGRNISWYHLPEEKRTDLWRKILEHNNCT; encoded by the exons ATGTGCTGTGGATCGTATCAAACGACAG GTGGTGTCCGACCATGGATATATACGATGATCGTCGTGATAACGGTAATGAAATTATCTGTTATGCAGTGGGGATCCCTTGGGCCATCAAGTTTAAATAACGGTCAATTAACG GGCTTTCTTTCCAAAGATGGGTTAGAGCACTATTACCACCTGCAGGCTACTGTCCCCACCAATTTCACTATAGAGGAAGAGGCCTTCTGCAGACGTCGCCCGGGTATCGAAGTGATCACGTACGTGCATTCGGTCATCAGCCACGTGGAGAAACGCATGAACACCCGCAGAACCTGGGCCCGCCTCGACACCTGTGGCAGAGGAGTGAAGATAGGCGTCGTGTTCGCCGTCGGGCGATCCaaaacaaaggaggaagaagagatcatTCGGAGAGAGAGCGCACTCTACCACGACATTGTGCAG GGTGACTACACTGACGACTATCATCTCCTTAGTTACAAGGGACTATCCTCGCTCCACTGGATCAATAAAAATTGTCCCTCAGTGCCATGGACTCTTCACgctgatgatgatattattgttGATGTATTCCTCTTGAAGAACATAACCGATACCACCCACTCCAGCGCAGAGGACGGATTCATCTGCAAATGTCTGGAAGGACCGGTTAGAAGGTCTGGAAAGTGGGCCGTGCCGCGGCTGCAATACTCCCAGGATCAGTATGACACATACTGCAAGGGGACCTTTTGGCTCTTGCCTACCAGGAAACTGCAGGACCTCTTGCTTGCTTCCAGAAATGCCACTTTCCTCTGGGTGGACGACGCTTACGTGACGGGAGTCCTGGCAAAGGAGGCAGGCATCGGCCATCGAGACTTCAACGAACAGTTTGTCGAGGCCGAGTTTCACGAGGACCAGGTGGGTAGGAATATTTCCTGGTACCACTTAccagaggagaagagaacagatCTCTGGCGCAAGATCCTAGAACACAACAATTGCACGTAG